The stretch of DNA ccaatattttgataataatattttttccgtGTAGTTATCCGTGGCCACAACCGTATACGTGCCATTTGACAATGTTGCAGGCGAGCGTCGGATAATGAAATCCGCAATTGATGCTTGTGCACGAACGGAAAAGGGATTTGGGACTTTTATGGACTCGTAGGACAGCTCTTATTGCGCATTTTGTGGTTCCCAAGTCGAAGTAAGCGATAGGTTTAAGTTTTCACCCCCCAGGAACTTTCACTTATTCGCTGTTATTTGACCGGGCCAAGTGCTCGAGTTAAATCGTAGATATATATGCATTTCTACATGTTCATAATAATCACTCTTTTAAATCTGTATACATTTTGGATATTTGCCAATGACTgaacatttttagcgaaatcCAAATATGTACGTGCATAgcgtatttttgtttatttctctATCATCAGTTGCCGCTGCATTTTCCGCTTTTATTGTTTTGCTTCTCGCCAAAATATTTCCATCTCGCCAAATGCATTGCACAATGTTTgatgaaatggaaattatgTGATGAAATGGCACATTCCTTGCTCGATTTAAAGTGCAATGCTAAAGAAAATTATACGGTTTTTGGTCTTACAAGATACACGGaatgatttgaataatttgggattttaatttaatttttatacctattcACTTTACAGCTTctaaatagttaaaataaactaaaatgttCACTTTCATAGATTCATGAAATAAATCATTCACAAGGTCATGGTGTTTGTATTTCACCACTTTTGTTGCACTTTTTAGGGGTGCAATACTCCCAAGGTCGTCTCTAGCTTTAATTTATGCAAGGGCGAATGTTGCAGATTTCTGCTTCCGGctggtaaatatatacattttattaaaatatgcgTGACAACCGAAAATAGCTGACCCACAAAGCCAGTGAGCTACTTTCTGCGGACACGGATCTCGCCACTCTAccccattttccctttttccgcCTCATTCCCCTTAATTTGGCCGCTGTCTAGTCTCATTTTTTGGCCATCAGAGGTCCGAGCAACAATTACCCGTAGACACAACAGCCATGATGAGTGGTCCACCCACTTTAATCTCCCACCCACCTCCTGCCCCGCCCACCGACCGCCCCTTTTTGTGAATGGCATCCGAGGATTGCGAGGACTGCGCAGAATCCTCTCTATCGATTAACTCACGGGGCAGACAGCTCTCATCGTTAAAACTTGGGATAGGGCATGGGGATGGGTTCCGTTTCAGGATGGTAATGGGGTTTTTTTAGGATGGGGATGTGATGCGGATGTGAAATCAACTGCGTAGTAGTCAAAAGTCAAGTTGAAGGGGGCGTTTTGGGGGTGTggcacctgctgctgctgctgtcggaGGGATAATGTTCGAGATGCCTAATGCGCAATTTAGTTTGGCGGTCTGTGGGATACACCGAAGTGTAGGTCAGTTTGCACACTTTCTCTCTCTGAACCCATCCTCTCTTGCCGATTCACCACCCTTTTACCTATTCCTTTTACCCATTCCTTTCCATCAGTTTTTCTCTCGCTGAAATATAATCGAAAATTGCATGCGAAAGTTTTATCCTTGGCACCAAAATAGTGCAATGCCCCCACTTTTTTTCCGTGCTGTCGAAGAACCCAAGTGACGCGCGCTATAAATGGTTAAGCCTTTGAAAGAGAGGGGGTTAGAATGCACTCAAAACTATGTAAACAAAGATTACCAAAGCCAAAAaagtgcatttaaaaatttcataatttttaacaaacaaacaaatgattttttaaaattaaatatgaatttgtaataaatattaaagttttgataaacatgaaaaatatttgaagacAAATCTGATGAAGTTAATTCAGTAGATTTCGATTGCCaaaacttttatatttaataatatattttattttttatcaattaCGAATTACTCAAACCttagatattttgattaaaaacttcttttaatattttatgaaaaataagcACGTTAGAAAATGAGTAGACCTTGGCTATAAGTATAGCCTTGACAATCTGGTTAAGTGAAACTCAATCCATAACCAATTCCAAACTCAATCTATAAGCCCTAGAGCAATTTTCAAATTCATCGTTGGTCCACAGAGACAAAGATACACCAAAAAACAACGAACCAATTCGACTGGGATGGTGATTGTGCACGGAATGTTCGAGATATCGGAGCTGGCGGCTGGAACTATTGGATGTGTGGGTCTCTATATGGGCGGTTGCAATGCGCTGCCCATGCAGCATGTTCCCGATCTTCCTGCCGCTCTCTTCGTCCTGTCGACAGTGTTTATCCTCCACCGTCTGCGGGTGGTGAACTGCCAACCGCTACAGGAACTTTGGCGACTTGTCTTGGAACTGGTGGTCCTCTACCTCTGCACCCAAATCCTTGTGGTCCTGGTGTGGCAGCAGTTCCACAACCTGATGGATATGCTGCGGGATGAAGCACTCAGCACTCGCCTGGCCTTGAATCTTCTGGAAAGCTACCCGAGAGTCTATATGTTTATGCGCCAGGATGTGTGTTATTTTGGAAAACTCATCGTTTCACTGGCTTGCACCTACAAAGCGATAAAGGTAACTCAGGCCTTGGAATATGCTTTACCAAGGCGCCGGAATTATAGGTATTACGCGGATCTAGCTACAGATGAGAACTTTGCCGATGGAAGTCGGTCCCCCAAAAGGAATAGAACACCCCAGAGAAAACCTGGCTCCTCCAGTCGCCCTGAATCTAGAAGCCGGCGGTAGAAGTAGATATCTTAAATTTTCCAGTccattcaacatttttttaagccacAGAAACACACGTTAATGCAATCCAAGGTGATTGGCTGTCCGGGTGCAGTGCACCCCACTCGAAGGCCAAATTCAAGAGCATTTCACGCTTTCCATCGTATTTGCATGCTTGAAAGAGCAGAGCCAACACGTAGACACCGAACACACAacttgttttcaaatttggccgCCCTAGTCGACAATCGATTAACTAGCAACCTTATCGAAATTAGCAAGTCGCTTGTGTTCCATCTCTAGCAGAAGAGAAGATCGtgaagaagaagcagagcACAGAGATCGGACACAaacaataaagaaattaaaaaattagccATAATTAGGCTGTGTTTTTCGGTTCGAGGGGGTGTTGTTTCAAAAGAGGGGAGCGGATATGGCCTTTCTTTGCCCAGTGCGCATGCGGCGCGACAAGAAGAAAGGTAAGTCAATGAAAGGCGGAAGAAGCAGCACTGAAAACGAAAGACTTCAATCACGAACTTGTTGCTcggtgcactgagaaaaaacaaGCGGTGTTGAGCTAAAACTATATTTAGTTCCAACATTATTAAaagctaagaaaaaaaaattaataaatactttgtttaatacttctttttttttaataataagagattgaataaatatttttattttattttaaaatgattctttaaaaaaacccGAAAgaagttataaatatttaataaagttttaagACCGTATTGCAATAAACTTATAAGAAGCCTGATTACATAACACCccgatttaattttatttgataccCTGTTTTTTAGCTACAAATGCCAGCATAGAAAGGGATTTGCCAGTTGTGGGTGGATTGGGCATGGGTCGCATAACTGGCTCCTCCAGCATCGAAACCCTGGTGAGAGTGGGCATCGAAAAGGAACATGGTCTAAGGTAGGTGCAACTCAGTATTTGAAATGAATCCCATTACAACTATACTCTATTCCAGTCCCGATTCCAAGATGGTTGTGCTGCACGACTTTACGCCCTGCGTGGATGATGAACTGGAGGTGAAGCGTGGCCAGCTGGTTAACATCCTGTACAGAGAGAACGATTGGGTGTATGTAATTGGGCAGGACTCGCGGCAGGAGGGCTTCATACCCTTCTCCTACTGTGCTCCTTGCAACACACAGCTGGCGGATTTGGCGGTCAAGAAGAAACTGCCTAGGGAACAGTGTCCCGAGCAGCCAATCGATGAGAGTATCCCCCTTCTGGGTGCAGACAACAAGCTGGATGTGCTCTGCGATGAAACGCTGAATCCAGGATCTGCCAAGAGCTTGGAGAATATCCTGCTGGTGGAGCCGGAGTGCACGCCTTTCGTTAAGGAACCCTCCGGCCGCTGTATCGTTTTGTACACCTTTATAGCCCGTGACGAGAACGATTTGTCCGTGGAAAGGGGCGAATTTGTTACCGTCTTGAATCGCGACGATCCCGATTGGTTTTGGATCATGCGCAGCGATGGCCAAGAGGGATTCGTGCCAGCCAGTTTTATTTATCCCGCAGACAGCGTGCGAGTTTTGCAGCAGCAGAAGGCGACTCTAAATGCTATGGAGACCATTCTGCAGCAGGGTCAACCTGGGCAGCAgacgcaacaacaacagcagcagcagccgcaattGGGATTGGGCACAGATGATCTGCGCTATCACGGAACAGAGCTGGTGATGCTGTACGACTACAAGGCGCAGGCCCCAGACGATCTTTACCTTTCCGTTCGCCGTGGAGATTGGATTTACGCCGATCTCAGTAATCAGACTGTGGATGGCTGGCTGTGGGCCTATGCCCCGAAAACCCGCAAATACGGATTCATTCCAAAAGCCTACGCACGTCCGCCTGCCATGACAAGTCTCTAAGAGATTGTATCActtttattatcattattattagtaGCTTATTATTCATTCATCATCTTTCATTGATTAATAAATTGTGCCttagatttattttgtatGTGAGCTTGCATAACATATCGTATACACTtaaactaattaattcattcttaACTGTAGGTTGCCCGTAAacgaatatcaaaaataactaCTATTGTATTCCATTCAGAACCAGCTTGGGCAGCACTCGCTAGCATCTAGGTCTAGATATGAATACTAAAGCACTGACGGGGCGAGCCCCTCGATATGCACTTGGTTTGGATTGGATATGGATGCGTTCCAGGGTTATGCTCAGCATAATGTTGTACGCACGCGCACATCCAACTGGATTTTGGTCTACTTTAGGCCCAGACTGTCGTTGGCCGAGGAGCAGTGCGAGCAATTGAGGTCCAGGTTTCTGTAgaagaatataaaatatatataataaattaagtaatttttataaGGTATTTAACACCCACTTCATAGTCTCTCTGAGCTGCTCCTTCTCATTCATCTCGTCGCGCAGCTTCTGCTGCAAGCTGAGTATGAgatcgtttttgttttttacctGCAGCTTCAGATGGACGATCGTCTCCTCCTGGGCCtcaaaaatggcctagaaaaAAGGAGAATCTTGAGTAAATGAATAGATATTACCCAGTAGCACCTACCCGACACTCCTCCATGGACTCGGAGTACGAGGGCGGCTCGTCCAGGCAGAAGAACTCCCGCACCAGCTTGCACTTGCGTAGCTCCTCCTTGGCCATCACCGAGTTGACGAAGATCTGCAGGCCCTGCACCCGATTGTCCAGGAAGACGGCATTGAAGTTGTCGCCGAAGAGCTTCTTGCGAGGCAGCAATAGGCTGAGATTGGGGAAAGACTGCTTCAGCTTGCCGTTTAGCCGCACAAAATCCGTGTAGCGCCGCATGACGAGCCAACAGTCGTTGGTCTCCGGATTCTCGACGCGCAGCTTGTAGACGGTGAAGCGCGCCCGCTCCTCCATCACCTCGTAGCCAATGATGGGCACCCTTAGCACGGCATTGGGATCCACGGGAGGAACGACCACGGAACCCGAGGAGAGCGTCATCTGGCTGGCGAACATGGAGCTGGAGCCCGCGGTATGCCGTGAACTGGACTGGCTGTAGCCCAGGCTGCACTCGCTCATGCGACGGGGAGCCCTGGTGGTCGGGTGGTGGTCCAGGTCCACCTGATGACCACCCGACTGGTGGCCATAGGAGGACTGCGTGAGGTCGCGATGGGAACGGGCACCGCCAAGCATTTCCTCGTGTTTTCTCTGCTCGTAGCTGTGCGAGCTGATCCTCTGCAGACACACCTCCGATTTGGCGTTGGCCACTGTCAAGGGAGCACCAGAATTGCTGGCGAGGATCAGGCTGACATCACCCTCCGATTTGCTGCGCAACAGGCTGTTGTTTTGGCTGCGCTTCGCCGCTTGTCGCAGGTCGGGATTCGAGTGGCACTGGCGGCCGATTAGCTGGCGCTGCTGGAACAGCTTCCGGTTGTCCAATCCGCGGCTGGAGCTCCCGGTTTTCAGCGGCGACTTCTTCGGTGACGTCGCTGCTGCGCTGGCCTTCTTGAAAAGCGTTGGTTGTGGCTGAGTTCGAGTTCTTAGAGGTGCTAAaaggttgttgttgttgctgtagcTGCTGCCCGTTTCTCTCTTTCGTAGCGCACGCAGTGACATTGCTTTGTTTTGCTTCCGTTTCGCTGCAGCTTTTGTTTGCTAcatgactttttaaaatgcaatgccaaaaaagaaatagcttttctcttcttttgttttttttttttatttggagtcTAGTGTGACCGCACTTGCTTCCGACTGGCGCAGTGTTGGCTAGCGCTGCATTGGTCTATCGATAAGGCTGCGCGGCAAACAGCTGGCGGTCTATCGAAAATGGAGCATGTggtaaatattattgttattttaattacacttttattaattaagtttCTGTAGAATAACGAAACCCTTGAGCTGATACAAAAACTTGTGGGTTTGAATGTGAATGAAAATGAGGAGGAGATCACTGCTGCACTCAAAAACCTGCGACTTTTGCTTACAAGGGGAGCTGAAAACCAGGAGACCTTGGCCAAAAGTGTGGAGTTCTCCAGCTTCCTGGATGCCGTGGCTTTTAATCCCCAGATGCGCACAGAGCATCGGATCATACACAATCTAGCCCTCCAGGTGCTGGCCAACAGCGTGGTCAACAACGAGACTACCCAAATCCTCACCTGGAATCAACATGGCCCGAAGATCTGCCAACAAGCCTCCGCTGCTCCGCTGGGCAGTTCGAATAATGTGCTCCTCATGATCATGTACAACATATATCTCAATGGTCGCGGGCTCATCAGCGACCTGGTGGCGCTCCAAACTTGCCTGAGTCTTTGGCGGGCTCTCAACGAGGAGCAATGCACCTACAACTTCGAGTATCTCCACTTCTTCCTGGAGCACTTCATCGTACAGAATGGAAGAGCCTGCGTGGCCCCGTACCAGAAGCTGGAGACCGAAGACCGTGTGGCCTTCCTCGACTACGTGGCTCACTATCTGCGGGAAAACAGTCCCAATGGCGAGGTGACTATGTTCCTCCTGCAGCACTTTGCCAAGGAGTTCCGCCTCAAATCCGATTGCCTTCTGCGCGAAACTCTCAAGCTCAAGCATGAGCTCCATCCTCGAGAAGTTCACACGCTACTACGCATCATCGCCAGCGCCAGTGGTTCTGAAAAGTACGCCAATGTCTACTCGGCGGATCAATCGCTTTTCATCAACGTTAGCAGCCTGCTGAGATGCGTGGTGTCTGCGGGCAAGGAACCCGATGGAGGAGGACTGGATAAACCCATGACGAAGCTGGAGGAGGTGGCCCTAACTTCGGGCATTGATGCGGGTTACGAAAAGAAGGTATCCTACGAACTGAAAACGCTGCTCGTGCGCTGTTCCGCCAATCTGCTGTACGACAACAAAGCCAACAAGGGCTACTGCCTGGACACACAACTGCTGCCCACTCTGCTGGAGTGCACCAATATGGATGCTCGGAATCCCTGTAAGAAAACTTAGCTTATATGCTTAAACTGTATTTCTAATCGGATGATTCCCCCTAGTGATGCGGGAGTGGAGCATCCTGGCCATCCGCAATGCCTGCATCAACTGTCCGGAGGCTCAGCAGGTGATCGCTGGCCTCACCATGCAGGGCTCGGCGCCCAACGACATCCTCACCGAACTCAATCTGGATATGGGAGCGCTGCGCATCTCGGACAGGCAGCAATAAACCATCTATACAGCATACATCTTACCCAAACGACCACTGGCTGGCCAACAAGTGGTTAGATGTCGCTCACACCACGTCATCCTCCGCCCAGTCGTTTTTGCCCCCTTTTTGCGGGCCTCACGATGCGCTAATGGTATGCCAACAGATAGCCCAACGGCATTCATAAACGCGATGTCAAACGCTTAATGGCGAGGCGGGGGAAAACTGTGCGGCGGTCGGCTAGCGTGGCTAGCGAGGATATAAAAATAGCTGCCCATGTACCATGCTCTGTGTACCATTAAAAAAGAGATGCCTAAATTCATCTAAAATCTAAATTTGTGCGCACACTGCCGCGGCGGTAGAGTTCATGTTTATGGCGCAATTAAGCAACGATGACGTCTGCCTGCGAGTAATTCCTTCGGCGACTTGCTGCAGGTGGCAGCTACTCCCCAAAGAAGCCCCCAAAGCCCCCAATCCCATCCCGCTGCCAGCGGCGTATGTAGAACGATTTTATGTTTATGCTGGCTAACAATGGCTGCCTTTGTTTTCAGCTCGCCGCGCTccccaaaatgaaaagaaaagcgaagGAAAAGGCAACGCGAACGACAACCACTGGTGGCTAGTAGCCAGTCAGTCTGTGCTCTGCCTTGGCCAGCGGCAGACGAAACCGTACCGCCGCGATCTGATCCGATTTGAAAGATTCGAAGGCAAAGATCGCGCTCTTTTATTTCGAATTTTCCCTGCTCGCTTCACGGGCAGTTTAGCCATTTATTTCGGTTGTTATCCGTGCTTCGTCTAGATTaacgaaattttatttttgacgaGCCGGGCAGCTCATTAAACTCAAACACACATCGCTCATAAACCAGCCAGAGATCTCGGTTGCATAGCTGCATCTTTAATGGTAAACACCGAGCGGATCGCTCTTATATAACGATAAATCAGGATACCCAAGGGACGTTAACACTGCCTGACAGTTTATGAGGTGGGCTGTCGTTAAGGAGGAGGATGATCCAAATCCCCTGGCATTGGCATTATTTATGCGGGGCATTAATTAAATACACATTTCTCAAAATTCGCTTCTTTTACGCCGGGGCGGAATTCGAAATCGTCGGTGTTGCGACGTCCGTCTGAATAATACGGCACATACCAAAAATACAATGGCCGACAGCAAGTAAAACAAAGGCTGGgatacaaaacaaataaataaataggcaGGCGAACGTTTCGCGATTTATTTTGGTGTGtgcgtttttttgaaaaatataaaaatttctgcctgtcaaaattgtcaatataTTCGCgcccaaaaccaaaacgacaATGAGTTGTGAATTAATGATGCCTCTGTTTTTTCGAGCATTTTGTCAGCGAGGAATCTGCTTAACGTGTGCTGTCCATCTAAAAATAAGACAAAAAGTTTGCTGTAATTTGTGcgtggctaaaaaaaaagactgaaaagttaaaagaaaaattcgaaaaacttCTGCAAAGGAAAGTGGCACATAGAACTTGTTCTTCCCGCTTAATGACGCACTTCATGACGCAAGTGCAGCAGCAACTCCCCCAACTCCCCATGGGGAAAAtgcagctgcaactgcaagATCTATTCCCGGAATAGATCGCGGAAGTGGAGAGTGGTAAAGGAATCTGGCGCCGTACAGTTGGGAATTTCTGcttgttttccttttgggttttccccaaaataaaagaaatatgtaTAGAAGATGTCACTTTTGGTAGCCCCAATTATTGTCTCGCAACAAAGAGAGGGAAAGCAATGAATATGTATATGGCACTTGTGCACGCACACACTCCCCATCCCCATTACCCACCTGCCACTCCACCCACCCACTCGACGGAGGAGGCGCACCTAATTCTCGCAAATATTCCGCAAAGAGCtcaaataatttagaaaaaggaATTCGCATTCTtgtcatttatttttctcgCCTGAATGTGTCCACTAATTTGCTTAATTTCTGTCACAGACCAAAGACGAAAGACCGTTTTTGAATTTCTGGGGATTTCTGGTCGTCGTGGCAACGTGTgtgtaaaaacataaataaaataaaagcggaTTCTCCAAAACAACATAATTAATGGGCTCGGTTTTCGCGGATTTGTGTGAGGCAAACATACAGTTTAGGGCAAAAAAATAGTCTAGTACTTACATTTCGCATTAATATACTATATTTCTTAAAGATAAAAACGTatatggtttttatatttaaaaaaaaggtttataaaattgttattatcTCACAAATTAATTGCTATAAAccgtattaaatattttataaaaacaccctttttgattttattttaagatctATTACAGAGTCTCCCATAATTTGAAATAGATAAGTTCTAATTTCCTTAGCACCATAGTAAAAGTCTAAATATCTTAAATTCTGAACAGTACCGAtaataaatctattttataAACGTTTCATTTAACTACTTGTTGCTTCCTGAAATATCCCCcgtattttctgtttttgtttgtgtttcttttcccttaaaatatcttttatcGCCAGTTTTTGAAACCCCAACACTGTTGTTTTGCCTGCCGCTGTTTGTctagtataaaaataaaatattgtttaaattagaGAGCTCTGGGATCGGTTGAGACGGGAAGGGGTGGGGGTTTAGGCCCAGCGAAACACCTGCCGAATGATGAAAACGGCGCCCGACAATGTCCCACATGTGTGCGATATGTCCGCATGACTTCATTGTCTGGGGAGAGATTATAAATGGGCTAACTATTCACCCCGTTCCCTTCCCTTTCCTTCCCCCAGGAACGTGCGTTGTTCCATGTGCGTGTGGATTGCCCTTTGCCAACGTCCAGAGAGCCCTAGGAGGGGCGCGTGATTCGGAACCGGAACCGGAAACCGAGTCTGAGCCAGAATGAAGCGCGACGTGTCCACGTCGACCATCGGTCGCGATGAGGCCCGTCGTCCGCTGATGGAGGCCTACATGTTCCAGCGACGCGTCCTGCTCGGCTGCAGTCTGCTCATGGTGGTGTCCCTGCTCATCTGGATAGTGGCCATCTCGACCGATCACTGGATCATCATTTCCGGCGGAAAGGGTAAGCTAAGGCTTTAACTGAATATTCTCAATCATTGTCTTTTCGcaagatttttatgaaaatcttATTAACcgcaaaatttataaaacataaacaaaataatcacCTGGTTAATgataataatcataattataaataggttttgtaaatgtttattaaacaaacacctttttgtacaaaaatttaatttttaaacaatcaagttgtttttttaaaattgatttaacaCTTTTTTCAACACCTAAAATTAATCCACATTCGTAACGCAATTACCtcaaagttttcttaaaaattactcatacgtcACGTATGACACGTATGAAATCGTTATGTTTAACCTCGTAAACTTATTGATTTGGattgaataatattaaaatataaagaaaaataaataaagtttttttatttgaacaaCCTAAGCAACCGTgactaaaatacattttctaagACAACAGTTCGGATGAGTGatcattttttctaaaaatatgatACAATTatgattataaattaaaaccaatTACTTATAATTATCATAGGTATttattaaccttttttttcccttttttaaagGCATTTTCATCCCTGAGTCGCGGCGCTTCTTCATGTCCTCGCACTCGGGACTGTGGCGCCACTGCCGGAACACCATAGTGCCCAATGCCCTGGGCAATGCCCAGGTGGTGCGCAACTTCAGCTCCATGTCGTACACCTCGCAGACGAACATCAACGAGGCGAAGCGGAATCTCTCGCACATGGACTTCATCAAGGAGTTCGCCCAGGAGAAGCTGGAGACGTCGGAGAATTTCACAGAATCAGCGCGTCGTCACATGTTTGCCCACTGGGTGCGAGGGGAGGACGAGGAGTTCCAGGCGCTGCGCAATGCCTTCCGCAGTCTGGTGATGAACACGGAGGAGAACCAGCGGCAGTTCAATGCCACCAACGCCAAGCCCATAGAAATCTCTCCGTTGGATGTGAAGGGCATCATAGATAGGAAAACTTTTGGCTCAGCCCTGCAGAGGGTTAAGTACAACAACACCTGGTCTTACTACGTGATCCCCGAGGTGGCCCAGTTGGCCATCTTCAGTAACTGGACGGATTTCCCGCTGGTGGTTCGTCTGCTGGGCACCTACATTCGGGATATCAACATACCCGCCTATGTGCTAAACGATGAGCGGGTTATCCTCATCCTGGTGCCTCCACTGCCGCCCAAGAAGGGCGAAACAGCCTACTACACCTACATCCCGAATCGTAAGTTGGTTGGCTATCCAATGATCCTTTGATTTCATAAATACAATCCTTTTCCAGAGCGCTGCAAGTACATCGACATGTTCCCCAACTCCAATGCCCTGCGAAGTGAGCCCGGTTTCGATGACGAACTATTGGGTAGGTAGCTCCTATTTTTCCTTCCAAAACGACGGCTCCTAATTGGCAGTCTCCTGGTATTCCCTTGCAGACTACATCCGGACGCAGGCGTCCTTCGCCTGCATAACTCTGTTCGTCATGAGCCTGGGCGCCGTCTTCTCCTTCTACACATTTATGAATCCGCGCTACATGTTCAAGCGTCTAGCTGGTGGCATCCACCTGGTGGCCGCCTCCACGGCACTGGTGGTCCTTCAGGTGCTCTTCTCCTCGATCGACTACACCAGGGACCATCTGTTCTACGCCTATCCTGATGGGGCTGAATTGACGTGAGTTAAAAGAGTGGTTGATAATGGTATTATTCCAATTACTCACCTCCTTTTCAGCTATGGTTATGGCATCTTCTTGGCCTGGTTCACCTTCGTGGTCAATATCCTGTGCGGTGTTATGTTCCTCTGGTACTCGGGCAAGAAGAAGGGCGCCAAGGCTCCCAATGACGATGTGGCCATGGCCGATGAGCCCACCATCATGGGCAGATAACTGAACCGGGGTATCTTTTGCAATACCCTCCTGCGACCAAAGACCAAAGCAACCGACGTTGCTTTTCATTTCACTTTTGTTACTTGTTGTTTTCATAATGGctgtatttaaaatgttcGCTTTATAAACTACATTTAAGAATCTCAAGGCAATAAAGGAGTTGTTTTCAGTCAGTCACActatttttagttaaattaCAAATGTAATTGTATTCTTGATAGGAATTATAGAAATTTAGCTTGACTAAAGGGAAAATTTTAAGCCTAAAACCCTTAAAAGAAGAAGGATAGCTCATTGTATCTGgtacttttaaaatactagTATTGTAATATCATTTTATACCGTAATAATAAGAACCTTCCTAGATTCTAGAAAACGTATGGAAATTCAGAGTTTAAAAGCTGAGAAGTAGTATGTATTACTAAAGACCATTTTTTACAGTTCTCCCTTCGGCTGTACTACAGTATACGATTTATTTAGGGTGCTTCTCTAAGCGTAACACAGCAAATTTGATTGGCTATAAGTGATAAGTGGCTGGTAATCCAAGATTCCGCGCGATTCAATCGTGGTTGAGGGCCAGATGGCGCTTGGCGTCGATGGTGGAGCGGCCGTAGGTGTTGCCCACGCGGAACTTATTGCCGGGAACATGGCCGCCGTAGCGCGGAATCATGCCCACCACCCGGGGATAGATCACGCCATTGGGATTGGCGAAGGAGCGACCCACGCCGGCCTTCTCCACGGGCACCCACTCGGCGCTGCGGATAAAGTGCATGTCGTTCTTCGGGTAGCACCATCCCTCGTCGGGTAGATGGAAGTCGAAACCGAAACCTGGGAAGAAAAAGTACTATGTGAGTAGTTAACCCATGAGAAAAGCTATACTTACGGCTGGAATAA from Drosophila takahashii strain IR98-3 E-12201 chromosome 2R, DtakHiC1v2, whole genome shotgun sequence encodes:
- the Snx16 gene encoding uncharacterized protein Snx16 yields the protein MSLRALRKRETGSSYSNNNNLLAPLRTRTQPQPTLFKKASAAATSPKKSPLKTGSSSRGLDNRKLFQQRQLIGRQCHSNPDLRQAAKRSQNNSLLRSKSEGDVSLILASNSGAPLTVANAKSEVCLQRISSHSYEQRKHEEMLGGARSHRDLTQSSYGHQSGGHQVDLDHHPTTRAPRRMSECSLGYSQSSSRHTAGSSSMFASQMTLSSGSVVVPPVDPNAVLRVPIIGYEVMEERARFTVYKLRVENPETNDCWLVMRRYTDFVRLNGKLKQSFPNLSLLLPRKKLFGDNFNAVFLDNRVQGLQIFVNSVMAKEELRKCKLVREFFCLDEPPSYSESMEECRAIFEAQEETIVHLKLQVKNKNDLILSLQQKLRDEMNEKEQLRETMKNLDLNCSHCSSANDSLGLK
- the LOC108055658 gene encoding ataxin-10, whose product is MEHVNNETLELIQKLVGLNVNENEEEITAALKNLRLLLTRGAENQETLAKSVEFSSFLDAVAFNPQMRTEHRIIHNLALQVLANSVVNNETTQILTWNQHGPKICQQASAAPLGSSNNVLLMIMYNIYLNGRGLISDLVALQTCLSLWRALNEEQCTYNFEYLHFFLEHFIVQNGRACVAPYQKLETEDRVAFLDYVAHYLRENSPNGEVTMFLLQHFAKEFRLKSDCLLRETLKLKHELHPREVHTLLRIIASASGSEKYANVYSADQSLFINVSSLLRCVVSAGKEPDGGGLDKPMTKLEEVALTSGIDAGYEKKVSYELKTLLVRCSANLLYDNKANKGYCLDTQLLPTLLECTNMDARNPLMREWSILAIRNACINCPEAQQVIAGLTMQGSAPNDILTELNLDMGALRISDRQQ
- the LOC108055657 gene encoding uncharacterized protein isoform X2, translating into MKRDVSTSTIGRDEARRPLMEAYMFQRRVLLGCSLLMVVSLLIWIVAISTDHWIIISGGKGIFIPESRRFFMSSHSGLWRHCRNTIVPNALGNAQVVRNFSSMSYTSQTNINEAKRNLSHMDFIKEFAQEKLETSENFTESARRHMFAHWVRGEDEEFQALRNAFRSLVMNTEENQRQFNATNAKPIEISPLDVKGIIDRKTFGSALQRVKYNNTWSYYVIPEVAQLAIFSNWTDFPLVVRLLGTYIRDINIPAYVLNDERVILILVPPLPPKKGETAYYTYIPNQRCKYIDMFPNSNALRSEPGFDDELLDYIRTQASFACITLFVMSLGAVFSFYTFMNPRYMFKRLAGGIHLVAASTALVVLQVLFSSIDYTRDHLFYAYPDGAELTYGYGIFLAWFTFVVNILCGVMFLWYSGKKKGAKAPNDDVAMADEPTIMGR
- the LOC108055657 gene encoding uncharacterized protein isoform X1 is translated as MKRDVSTSTIGRDEARRPLMEAYMFQRRVLLGCSLLMVVSLLIWIVAISTDHWIIISGGKGIFIPESRRFFMSSHSGLWRHCRNTIVPNALGNAQVVRNFSSMSYTSQTNINEAKRNLSHMDFIKEFAQEKLETSENFTESARRHMFAHWVRGEDEEFQALRNAFRSLVMNTEENQRQFNATNAKPIEISPLDVKGIIDRKTFGSALQRVKYNNTWSYYVIPEVAQLAIFSNWTDFPLVVRLLGTYIRDINIPAYVLNDERVILILVPPLPPKKGETAYYTYIPNQRCKYIDMFPNSNALRSEPGFDDELLVSWYSLADYIRTQASFACITLFVMSLGAVFSFYTFMNPRYMFKRLAGGIHLVAASTALVVLQVLFSSIDYTRDHLFYAYPDGAELTYGYGIFLAWFTFVVNILCGVMFLWYSGKKKGAKAPNDDVAMADEPTIMGR
- the LOC108055664 gene encoding ciliary microtubule inner protein 2B, which encodes MSYSSRFGFDFHLPDEGWCYPKNDMHFIRSAEWVPVEKAGVGRSFANPNGVIYPRVVGMIPRYGGHVPGNKFRVGNTYGRSTIDAKRHLALNHD